Proteins from one Coregonus clupeaformis isolate EN_2021a chromosome 25, ASM2061545v1, whole genome shotgun sequence genomic window:
- the gmfb gene encoding glia maturation factor beta, whose product MSESLVVCDVDGDLVKKLREFRFRKETNNAAIIMKIDKDKQLVILDEEHEDISPDDLKDELPERQPRFVVYSYKYQHNDGRVSYPLCFIFSSPVGCKPEQQMMYAGSKNKLVQTVQLTKVFEIRNTEDLTEEWLREKLGFFG is encoded by the exons ATG AGTGAATCACTGGTTGTGTGTGACGTTGATGGAGACCTAGTTAAAAAGCTACGGGAGTTCCGCTTCCGGAAGGAGACTAACAATGCTGCTATCATCA TGAAGATTGACAAGGACAAGCAGCTTGTCATCCTTGATGAAGAACATGAG GATATTTCTCCTGATGATCTGAAGGATGAACTGCCTGAAAGACAGCCAAG GTTTGTGGTGTATAGCTACAAGTACCAACATAATGATGGACGAGTTTCTTACCCCCTCTGCTTCATATTCTCTAGTCCAGTGG GATGTAAACCCGAGCAGCAGATGATGTACGCTGGAAGCAAAAACAAGCTGGTGCAAACTGTCCAGTTGACTAAG GTGTTTGAGATCAGAAACACAGAGGACCTGACAGAGGAATGGCTTAGAGAGAAGCTTGGGTTCTTCGGTTAA